taattcaaaatactactaagactatgtttatgataattagttcatgttttaatctaattactaatgaactcccacttaatacaacatccctcatagttgtaaagtggtacacgatccaaatccactacaccaaaaccgatcatcacgtgagatgatgtagtttcaatggtgaacatcaacatgttgatcatatcatccatatgactcgtgttcaacctttcggtttccattgtcccgaggccatgtctgtacatgctaggctcgtcaagcaaacccaagtattccgcgtgtgcaacatggcttacacccgttgtatgtgaatcgttgaatctatcacatccgatcatcacgagatgcttcgaaacgacgaactgttacaacggtgcatacgagggagaacactttattatcttgatattaatgtgagggatcatcttataatgctaccgtcgcgatctaagcaaaataagatgcataaaaggattaacatcacatgcagttcatatgtgatatgatatggcccttttgtctttgcgcctttgatcttcatctccaaagcacggacatgatctccatcatcttcgggcatgatctccatcatcgtcggcgtagcgtcaaggtccatggcgccgtcttcatggttgttcacctcatatagcaactattacaactactttgaaatactactcaacatgaaaatcaaagacaaccataaggctcctgccggttgccacaatacaataatgatcatctcatacatattcatcatcatatcatggccatatcacatcaccaaaccctgcaaaaacaagttagacgtctctaatttggtttgcatattttacgtggtttagggttttcgagagagatctaatctacctacgaacatgaaccacaacggtgatactaatgttttcaatagaagagtaagttgaatcttcactatagtaggagagacagacacccgcaaagcctcttatgcaatacaagttgcatgtcgaacgaggaacaagtctcatgaacgcggtcatgtaaagttagtccgggccgcttcatcccactatgccacaaagatgcaaagtactcaaactaaagataacaagagcatcaacgcccacaaaaccattgtgttctactcgtgcaaccatctatgcatagacacggctctgataccactgtaggataacgttgcatagaaaacaaaaattttcctaccgcgaacacgcaatccaagccaagatgcaatctagaagacggtagcaacgagggggtatcgagtctcacccttgaagagattccaaagcctacaagaggaggctcttgttgctgcagtagacgttcacttgccgcttgcaaaagcgcgtagaagatcttgatcacgatcggttccggcgccacgaacgggcagcacctccgtactcggtcacacgttcggttgttgatgaagacgacgtccttctccccgttccagcgggcagcggaagtagtagctcctccttgaatccggcagcacgacggcgtggtggcggtggcggtggagatctccggcggagcttcgctaagcatatgcgggagaagtggaggaggagaagaagctagggtttggggagagaggggggttgggcgccggccctctaaggggtgcggccaaggctgagccaaagagtggctgcccccctccctctcctcctcattatataggtggaagccccaagagttctagtccaagtcttcgaataagaccccaacactaaaacctcccatatgtgggaaacctactcaaggagggagtcctacccaaggtgggactcccaccttttcttgaggtggggtggccggccacctttaggtggagtccacctgggactcttccctttagggctggccggccatgctagtggagtctctgcgggactctactttccaaagtgccattcttccggacttttctagaaccttctagaacctgccataaatggaccggatcatttccaaacttggaatatgacttcctatatatgaatcttattctccggaccattccagaactcctcgtgatgtccgggatctcatccgggactctgaacaaatattcgaactccattccatattcaagttctaccatttcaacatccaactttaagtgtgtcaccctacggttcgtaaactatgcggacatggttgagtactcactccgaccaataaccaatagtgggatctggagatccataatggctcccacatattcaacgatgactttagtgatcgaatgaaccattcacatacgataccaattccctttgtcacgcgatattttacttgtccgaggtttgatcttcggtatcactctataccttgttcaacctcgtctcctgacaagtactctttactcgtaccgtggtatgtggtctcttatgaacttattcatatgcttgcaagacattagacgacattccaccgagagggcccagagtatatctatccgtcatcgggatggacaaatcccactgttgatccatatgcttcaactcatactttccggatacttaatcccacctttataaccacccatttacgcagtggcgtttggtgtaatcaaagtacctttccggtataagtgatttacatgatctcatggtcataaggactaggtaactatgtatcgaaagcttatagcaaataacttaatgacgagatcttatgctacgcttaattgggtgtgtccattacatcattcatataatgatataaccttgttattaataacatccaatgttcatgattatgaaactaatcatccattaatcaacaagctagtttaagaggcatactagggacttctttgttgtctacatatcacacatgtactaatgtttcggttaatacaattatagcatgatatataaacatttatcataaagatataaataataaccactttattattgcctctagggcatatctccttcagacccAGCCTCTTCGCCGTAACGGCGAGGTAACAACGTTAGGCCTATGCCGACGGTTTTATATTTCAgccctgtgccgacggcaaagccgTCGGCATAGCTATTTTCCATTTTACCACATTAATCTTCGAAAATTCATAACTAAATCattataattcagaaaaatacaaataatatattaaaattttcagaaaaataagatctatcttggaaaaaTATCAAACACGAAATATTGCAAATATCTCAAAATATCTTCAAAAAATGTGCTATCATGTCCGATGTTTTATGGCTTTCACAGAGAATAACCAATGTTATGGCTAGAATCAtcgcatagtttgtgataatgtgcccatattgtgcacacatgtgcatcttgggataTCTTACGATGTTTCAGGAGGAAGTATTCCATTTCATTGCGCGAAAAAACCATTTTTCATTTTTGAGGTGTCGAaaacggggtgttttgtgaagcaaccaccaaattaaaatttcacattggtaccaacacatttttcaaaaatagtaGACCACATAAGATAGACAATTTTTAACCGGTGTATCTCTAACCTTTCCGTCCACCCtcataaaaaagacaaattcctgccgaatcggtaggaggccgaccagatttgaactacaggtacatgatataatgcttagaattttttgtaaaaatcatttttagcttcacaacatgctatttcatcagagatctaGTGCAAGTTTGGCGAGCCTCAGACCCGGGCATAGGATCTTCTTGCCCGccattttgaatatagtttgaaacaaGCATATAAAATTTGAAAACGATCCAAACATTCCTGCCAAATCAGTAGAAACTCCATTTaaaaaaatactagaccaccttAAATGCATAATTTCCTAACCGAGGCATCTTAATGTTTTCTCCCAACCCTCGTGAAAATAGACAAATTTCTGCCAAATCGGTAGAAAGTCAGTCAGATTTGAACTACATGTGCATATCTAATCCTCATGTTTGAAAAAGTAAATTTTAGGTTCAAAAAATATATATAaatgtcatatttggattcctctcatttttctgatcgatttagacatattatttatcAAATTCTGCTTTACAGATTTAAAGATGTTAATTATTACatattaaatagaaaagaaaaaaatcattttattgtCATTTGAATTCAACATTAATATACTTATTCATTGTAGTTTATGTGGATAATTGgttgaaattcaaaaaaataaagatGTGCAACATCAAAGAATAgaggttaataggattgatatggtagtattatcAACAAGGTGTTGTTTCGTTCATGAAGCTAGTCTAGATGGAacaaagaagttaagcgtgctagggatggagtagtgtgaggatgggtgaccgactgggAGATTTGACCAAGAGTGAAATTTAACCtaatattaagtgtagttagagttaaaatgATCCATGCGAGAGATTTAAAAAAATTAGGAAAAAAATAATTTTTtaagaaaaaatatttttttttaaaaaaattcgaaCCAGTGCAAACGGCGTTATTTCTATGCCGACGGCTTTGCCGTCAGCACAAGATGCTGTGCCGATGGCCAATATGTGCCAACGGCAAGTGGGTCTGTGCCGAGAACGTATTGTGCCGACGGCGAGGTGCCGACGGCCATTCTAGCTGTGCCGACGGCATggcggccgtcggcaccttgACTAGTTCCCATAGTGCTTTGTTTGATTTTTCTTTAGGTTATGTTGTGGTTTTCATATTTGCTGTGTGTAAGCGGTGACTAAGCCCATCTTGTCAATCGTAAGATTTTCTTCAACATACGCACACGTGTACTTCGCTACGGAAAATCAACAAAATTGTCACCAATTAACATAGCCCATCTTGTCAATgtcgaccaccatatgttcatttaACAAGGTGAGATGGAGAAGCTTGTCACCGGTTTTCAAATTGAAGATGATGCTCCGGGGCAATCATAGAGCCGTGCAATCATCTTATTGTTGAATAAAAAGAAGCAAAAACTGGAGTTAGTAAGGCTATGGCTGTTGGCAAACCAAACTCGTTTAGATTATTAGTAGATTAGATTAGGAGGCAGACACACAGACGTAGACAGTAGACTAGAGTCGCAGGGCCGTATAGCAACGAAAGCAACCGAGCAAATACGCGGATATTATTTTGGATACGGTATACACGTGACGTGCACACTCTCCCTGCTTCCGCTGCTGCTGCTCTTGAGCTCGGTAAAGGCCAGCCCAATCGCCTCTCTCCCATTTCTGAGTTCTTTCTCTCTCCCACGCACACCAAGCAAGCAAGAACCGGAGAGAGGGGACAGGAGGAAGCAGAACCAAGaaccagaggaggaggaagaagaagaagaagttacTCACCCACTCGCTCGCGAAGATGATGCGCGGGGGCACGAGCATGCTGGGGATCGTGAacttcatcaccttcctggcgtCCATCCCGGTGCTGGGCGGCGGCATCTGGCTGGCGTCCCGGGCCAACTCCACCGACTGCATCCGCTTCCTGCAGTGGCCCATCATCGTCATCGGCCTCGCCGTCATGGTCGTCTCCCTCATGGGCTTCGCCGGCGCCTGCTACCGCCAGACCTGGCTCCTCCGCATCTACCTCTTCGCCATGTTCTTCGTCGTCGTCGCGctcctcttcttcatcgtcttcgcCTTCGCCGTCACCGACCGCGGGGAAGGGCAGGTGGTGATGAACCGCCGCTTCCTCGAGTACCAGCTCTCTGACTACAACGGCTGGCTCAGGAACCGCGTCGCCGACCAGCAGTACTGGGCCACCATCGCCGCCTGCCTCCGCGACGGGCACGCCTGCAAGGGGATGAGGAGGGGCGTGCGCGACCCCAACACCGGCATGATGGTCGCCGAGTCGCCCGCCATGTTCGCCAACCGGAACCTCTCGCCGATTGAGGTCCTGCCCCCTTTCTTGCCTTCTCTCCCCCTCCCGAATCTTTCCATGTGCATGATTTCTCTGTCAAGGCCAGATGGAAAAGATTATATCTTTGGTTTCTCTGCTTTCTTCTTCTTAGCAATATCCCAGTGCCAAGCAAGCCTTTACCAGTAGGGTATTTGGGGATTTTTTCTGCCAAAAACATTTTTTTTGGGGATTTCATTCAAAAGAGGATTACTAGTAAGAGGCGGTTTGCATTCACATGTTTTCTGCTCTGCATTCATTACCAataattggttgctatctttgaacACTAGTCTAGGATTGCCTCCGCGTAGGATATTCCAGTTTACTGCCCGCTTGGTACCATGCTGCGAAGAGGATTAGTGAGGCGATTTGGCTCCGTGTTCCGGTTGGCAAAGATCTTTTCTGCTCAGCTCAGCTCTGCATTCATGAGCAATTATTGGTTGATATCTTTCAACACTAGCCTCGGATTGCTTGTGCTAAAGGCCTCCGCGTAGGATATTCCAGTTTTACTGCTGCTTGGTACCATGTGGATCTCGAGATGGAACTTTGCTTCTTCTCCCTTTTGCTTACCATCAGCCAGCCCCTTTTGCTTAGCAAGTCATGTAGGAGTATGACCTTTGAGAAAATTGTTAATTCTGCAACCTTTTGCTTGCTTCTCCCTGATTCGGGGCAAAACCAGCTACAAGAACATGCCACCAGCTTTAGCAGCCGCCCCTCCGATTCCATatttgcatcaaacacctttctcCAAAAGCAAtcctttctagctttagttggttCATGGAATTGCTTGACATCAAATAAAAGAATTTCACCCCGATGGGTGCCAGTGAGACACACACAGTTCAGGAGTTCATACAACGAGGGTTATTACCACCAGGGCTATTTTTGGGAAAAGTGTTTTACAGATGTTTTTTTTGCTGATGTGAACAACTAACTCAAAGTAGGATTGTGTTTTTCGTATGGACCAAAGCTTGTAGTGCCTTAAGCAATAAGAATTAACTCATCGGTCAATTTGATTCCCGGTCTGTGTCAATTTCCTCTTCAGTGTCCATGCTGCTGCAAGGAACAGATAGTACTAGGAGTTGAAACTATTGCAGTGGTAATTACTAGAATATCCATGTGTGTGTGGTGGTGATGCTAAGGACAAGGTCATTTTCTTAGCTTTTCTCCGATACCAAACGACACATAGGACCACGATATTTGTATGATCGAGGGATCAGGACGCCCAAAGTGTGACCAGGACAGCCAAAAGCCAGATGCGATGTGCCACAATTCAGCGTTGGAATTGGACCATGGAAGCCTTGCCTAGTTGCCTTGCTTCTTGTCCTGATGTTCTCTGTGCTGTCTCCTCTAACTGCCAGGCTGCTTGTTCTTTTCTTCGGCTACAATCTTGCTGAAAAATACACAGCTGCCCctgtgatttttttttctttcctaAGGTCTATATACTGGTAGTGCATTATGGGTTTGCATCTGTATTCTAATGTGGGTTAGCTATTGCCCATGTCTGCATAGATCTGATCTTATGGGGAAGTAATTATTGAATTGTGGAATCAAGTTGTATGCAGTTCAATGCACATGGGGATAGTTAGTTTGTAGGAGATATCCTGCCCATGAAAGCATATCTCAGGGACGGTTCATGGTTTTCTGTTAACAGGTCGGATGGCTTTGTTTATTCGGGTGCACGCACACATACGCATGTTGTGTATCGTCTCATATATTCAGTTTTAAATTGAACTGGTGTGGACAATTTCGCTTTCGGTATAGGATATTAAGATCAATACTACTAAATATGTGTTTGTGCTTGTCATATATTTGTCTTCATTGGTGGTTAAGGTTCTGCTAGTCTAGGTGATGACAAACGGATAAATATGGTCTCCATACTGACCTAACAGTGGCAACTGGCAACTCTCATGGGGAACTATTCTTTCTTACTTTACTGCTGTGTTTATGATGGGTGTACTACAAATCATGTTTGCCGATATATTATTTTCTTTGTAAGTTATAGTCTGTAACATTTCAATAATTTAGCTGTATATTGAGGCATTGAACTAACAGTTTTATGCTTAGAACTCCTACTGTGTTAATGTACACATAGTAGGAACGAATTTCTGTTCAGAGAATTAAGTATTTCAGGTTTAATGATCTGTCCTCAGGCTCAAAAAAATAAATATATAATTAGGTTTCATGTTGCTGTATCCATTGGGATCTGAAAGCGTCAGCCCAGATTAGTGAATTGTGATATTGCAGATACACAACTTAATAACTGATATAGTCCATACAAAAATGCATTTTGTTGTGATATCCTTGACTGTTCTTTCTACACACAACACAACAAACAACAACAATTTCTATATCTGCATTAGTGAATTACTCAGTATATTGTTTAGATTATATGGGGTATTTCTGAGGATACTAACACCATTTTGCGACTCACAATCACAGTCTGGATGCTGCAAGCCACCATCATCGTGCGGATTCAACTACAATAACGAGACATACTGGACCCCGATCCCTGGTAGCTCTGTGGCCGACCCTGACTGCTACAAGTGGAGCAACGACCAACAGACGCTCTGCTTTGGGTGCGACTCGTGCAAGGCGGGCGTCCTTGCGGGCATCAAGAAGAGCTGGCGCAAGGTGGCCATCATCAACATCGTCGTGCTGATCATCCTCGTCATCGTGTATGTCGCTGGCTGCGCCGCCTTCCGCAACGCCAAGAGGATGGACAACGACGAGTCGTACGGCATGGCGAGGATGACCAAGTCTCGACCGAGCAGGTTCCAGTTCTAGGTCGCGACGAAACTGGAAAGAAGCATTTGCCTGTACAAAAGACCAGAGTGGGTGGTGTTAGGGCTTGGCCTAAACAATATTTCTTACTGGATTGTGGATTGTGGGGTGATCACCTGTAGTTGGGCGGTGTGAAAGGGAAAGAGTTCTTGTATCAGAAGTTCAGCCTGGTGTTCGGGTTTTGTGACTGCTTTGGTGTTTAGGGTAGGTCTATTCTGTATTGGGGTACAAGATGGAGTGGCACAGAACAAGATGATCTGCACTTAGAGATTTTGATTTGTCAACTTGCTTAGAAGATTATATGCTATTATGGTTGAATGGCAGGTCATGCCATCAGTGTCAAACTATCATATGGCAGGTATGGATTTGTGCTGTTATGAAGCTAATAATGGACCTTCTAGTATAGTATAGTACCGAGTATATGGGTGCTTCTATTTGCCGATCGTTGCGGCACGCCGCGCTGCCTGAAACTTCTCTACATCACTGCATTTGGTGCAGCGCATTAGTCTCGGGGCCTACATAAAGATGGGGAACTAATTCAGAGGTAGGATATGTAAAACGTGCAATTAAGAAGGTACGTAGACATTCTGACTGAATTCGTGTATGTGACTGAACTGCTAACAGAACAGTGCTCTAAGTACGCAGCagtttttcgataaagggcgttTTATTACTCAAAAAGTTTTTAAGCATTACACCTAGCTTCTGCATaacaagatgcacacagccgttcacaTGTCCAAATGGTTCAAAAAAGACTCCTATATGAAAGATAAAAAAAAGTGACGATCCCAGCTAAGCTTCATTTGCCTCAATTCGCCTATTATGCTGCCACCAatgttgggaaataaactcctttgccgtgttctccaatcgtgtagacTAGCTAGCTGAAGAAAAGTTTATATCTAGGCCTTTTAATTTACTGCACATTTGTACTCTAATTTGAAGGCATAGCTGAATGGTTCTGTACATACTGTATAATTTTGCATATAATATACCATCTCCAACCAACATCACAAATATGTTTGAAAACAGGTTAAATGGATTGGATAAGGTCTACAACGCTTGAATTCGTATTGGCGTCTCAGgtttatgttggtctatatggaATGCTAGAAATGGTTTTATCTTTAACAACAAAAAGGACACAAATTCTTTGCAGGTTATTTGCCTGGCGGATCAGCGGGAGTCCATGGATACTGGATGCGACCGTCCAGGACATGGCTGGCAGCATATTAGTAGACTTCATGGATAGCTACTTTATGCATCTATTTTCTCGATGGTTGATAGTACATGTCTCAACCCTCTCTGATCCGTGATTCATTGTAATATTTTGAATACCTAAAACTTTGCAATAAAAGCGTTGTGTGCATCAACAGATGCAGAGGCTAGGGTTATGCTCCCATTTCCGAAAAAATTACTTTAGTTAACTTATCCCAAAAACTTTATATGGCATGAAAGCCTGTAAATGCGGTACTTCTCATTCTGTTGACCAATAAACTTCAAAGGCAAGTTTTGCCGTGGAAGTAAAACATGAACAAATTATGCTATACACACTGAACTCTACACAATTATCGTTTGCATGTTAAACTTCAGTATCGCTGCAGCAAGTTATCCCATTGCATGTGGATTGATCAAAACTTTTCCTGCATGATTTTAAAGCATTTTGTTCCTTAAACCGTCTGGCATAATCGTGCTTTGGGGCTGCAAGTTTTGGTAGGAGAATCTTCGGTGAAGCAAGAAAACCCGGGGCGAGCCATCACTGGGCTCTTGGTGAAATAATGTTATCTTGTCTTCTTTAGGATGAGTAATATATACATGTATCTTTTCTTATGCAAGGAATAAACACATGATTATTTTTGTTCATCGATTGTACAAAGAAAGACGAAGTTGATATTTTTGTTTTTACCTTTGTGGAGTTTTGAGCTTACCTCTAGGGCAAAGAGGATTTGTGGAGTTTTTACCCATACGTTCATGTCGGTGCACCTGCCGGCGTCTATTTGagcgccgccggtggagatgctctacccTACCTATTGGATTGGGATGTGATTTTATGGGGACTAGGTGAAGGTAGGGATTTTACTCAATACTTTTGGGGATTATATCTCTATTTTTCACAAACATTTATGTGTCAAACAAAGCAACCATGTATAACCAAATCGCCGTACATCACAAAATCGAGCTAGCACACACGTAGGCTAACTTTCTCTGCCAGAGAATCACGCAAGCTAGTACGTAGGccaaatttatattgtttgtgtgCGGTCCTGATGAAATGTGTGGAAGTGGTACGTCCGCCTCATCAAGTCGAAGCTACTAGCTCTCTATCTGTACCGCAGTGGAGCCCGAATCCCGAACAAGAAAATACATGACGAAATCTCCCTCTGAAGCCACAAAACTCTAGGTTCTTTCTCCTCCATGGCTCCATCTGTACCTGATCTCAAACAAACAGCATTGTAAAATGCCCTATAAAAGGGTTGAGATTGTCACGAATGAAAGAAATCAAACAAACCCAACTACACCAGGCTCAAGGAGGATATATAGTATGAAGGGAGGCAAGAAAAAAATAGGTGCGCTGGTGGCTGCAATGCTTTTCCTGCAGCTGGTTTTAGCTCCGACGGCCATGGCTCGCCCACCCAAGGGTATTAAACTAGATGTCTCCCTCATTCGGGCGATTGAGGAGGGAATGATAACTGGTAAGGTTATCTGTTCGGAAACATGTTGGAACTTTGGATGTACTTATACTAAACTCTGGGGTTGCTCTTGTTATGGTGGCTACTGTCGTATTGATGAGTGAAGTCCCCTTCTTTGTGAAGACACTCCACGAGCGAGACCTCGCTGAAGTGTTCTAAAACTGTTGTTCTACATTTCCTGTGATTCGGTGTGGGGAGATGGAGAAGGTGTTGTACTTTGGTGGTTAGTTATTAAATAAACGGGATGtgttcactagtggaaaacatggCTTTCGTCCAAGCCTTTTGTTGCGGCCGCGTCTGGAGCCGCGataaatggcctggccacgtcgctccAAAACCTTTTGGAGGGCtctgggccttttgtcgcggccttttgtcgcgggccgtaccgTCTGAGGCTTTCTACCACGACCCACGATAAAAGGTCCAGGCCTATATATACacagccacccccccccccccacctccctacattttttttcttggtggtgaaaggtggaggttTATGCTAGCTCTTTTTTTTATTCATGtgtacaagaggtgtttgatgaaatgtttatgaggatgccacttgattttatttgataataTTTTTCCTCTTTTTGATCTAAAAGGTTAgtaactattttctcgtatacatagtccgtacaatactaattttagcatggCGATTGCAGATGATACATAAttatacttatgatgcagatgagtcatccatggatgtacggtaaccgatgtgatcccgctttcagagagggcgtgaaatctttcctgcttgtggccgatgccaacaagtcgaagcaaggttttatgtgttgtccatgtctgaaatgtaagaatgagaaggattactcttgcccaagagacattaagagccacctgcttcggttcggATTCATGTCCGGCTATAATGTTtgaaccaagcacggagaagaaggggttatgatggaagacggcgatgaagaagaagataatgatgatcagtaccgatctatgttctctgaatacgatgataccgcAATAGAAGACAATGAAGAACAAGGAGGTGAAAAATGGGCACCAGATGATCCtggtgatgatgatcttcgtcgggccatttctgatgcaaggagagactgtggcacagataaggagaggttgcagttcgacaagatgttagaggaccaccaaaaattgttgtacccaggttgtgaaaatgggcagagaaagctgggtagcgtattggaattgctgaaatggaaggcagaggccggtgtgactgactcgggatttgaaaaattgCTGATAATATTGAAGAAGCTGCTTCCAAGAAAGAACGAATTACCCgccagtacgtatgaagcaaagaagcttgtctgccctctaggattagatgtgcagaagatacatgcatgcattaatgattgtatcctctaccgcggtgagaagtacgagaatttgaataaatgcccgatatgcggtgcattgcggtataagatcagaagagatgaccctggtgatgttgagggcgagccacccaggaagagggttactgcgaaggtgatgtggtatgctcccataataccacagctgaaacgtttgttcagaaacaaagagcatgccaagttgttgcgatggcacatggaagaatgtAAGAAAGacacgatgttgaggcaccccgctgatggtcggcagtggagaa
This Lolium perenne isolate Kyuss_39 chromosome 1, Kyuss_2.0, whole genome shotgun sequence DNA region includes the following protein-coding sequences:
- the LOC127344480 gene encoding tetraspanin-3, with product MMRGGTSMLGIVNFITFLASIPVLGGGIWLASRANSTDCIRFLQWPIIVIGLAVMVVSLMGFAGACYRQTWLLRIYLFAMFFVVVALLFFIVFAFAVTDRGEGQVVMNRRFLEYQLSDYNGWLRNRVADQQYWATIAACLRDGHACKGMRRGVRDPNTGMMVAESPAMFANRNLSPIESGCCKPPSSCGFNYNNETYWTPIPGSSVADPDCYKWSNDQQTLCFGCDSCKAGVLAGIKKSWRKVAIINIVVLIILVIVYVAGCAAFRNAKRMDNDESYGMARMTKSRPSRFQF